In Ferroplasma sp., a single window of DNA contains:
- a CDS encoding DEAD/DEAH box helicase, which produces MFKLSSFENMNISANLKKSLSLMKFTEPTEIQDKSIPVVISGKDVIIRSKTGSGKTAAYLLPVLNSIESMKGRNVKALIVLPTRELALQTYRVATRLGKISGIKSTTVYGGASISRQVEQLPGSDIVVGTPGRILDLHNQGYLKLGHVKYLVLDEADLMLDMGFIDDIKKIISFVSDEHQTILLSATLPSEVKTIAKNFMKSPEFVSAGGEETIPDSIKHLYTISEKFDKFSTLMSYIHNYGSRKAIVFVKTQRSGDLLNLILSRSGFNNILIHGGMKQHARERSINDFRHMDSGILVATNVAARGLDIPNITDIINFDAPDSTETYAHRVGRSGRMGKDGRAMTIFDADQRGLIQSIQRRNKIKMEKIDVNLETEYTDINYGNLISQFRDSEDNAGDSVFHRNSRPSYNKNRGSGPQNRNRSRPPRNGRNFHRREY; this is translated from the coding sequence GTGTTTAAATTGTCTAGTTTTGAGAATATGAATATATCAGCCAATCTGAAAAAATCATTAAGTTTAATGAAATTTACTGAGCCAACAGAAATACAGGACAAATCAATACCCGTTGTAATAAGCGGAAAAGATGTGATTATACGTTCTAAAACAGGTTCAGGGAAAACAGCAGCATATCTCCTGCCAGTATTAAATTCCATTGAATCAATGAAGGGAAGAAATGTTAAAGCCCTCATAGTTTTACCTACAAGAGAGCTTGCCCTGCAGACATACAGGGTCGCTACAAGGCTCGGAAAGATATCCGGGATAAAGTCCACAACAGTTTATGGAGGTGCCTCAATATCCAGGCAGGTGGAGCAGTTGCCGGGATCTGATATAGTTGTCGGTACACCAGGAAGGATACTTGACCTGCATAATCAGGGTTACCTTAAACTGGGCCATGTAAAATACCTGGTTCTCGATGAGGCCGACCTGATGCTGGACATGGGGTTCATAGATGATATAAAGAAAATCATATCCTTTGTTTCAGATGAACACCAGACCATACTCTTATCAGCAACTCTACCATCAGAGGTGAAAACCATAGCAAAGAATTTCATGAAGTCTCCTGAATTTGTAAGTGCCGGAGGGGAGGAGACAATACCGGATTCTATCAAGCATCTGTACACTATATCGGAAAAGTTTGATAAATTTTCAACGTTGATGTCATATATCCATAACTATGGCTCCAGGAAGGCCATAGTATTTGTCAAAACCCAGAGATCTGGAGACCTGCTGAATCTTATATTGTCAAGGTCAGGGTTCAACAATATACTGATACATGGGGGAATGAAGCAGCATGCCAGGGAGAGATCTATAAATGATTTCAGGCATATGGATTCTGGAATACTTGTAGCAACAAACGTGGCAGCACGTGGACTTGATATACCGAATATAACAGATATCATAAACTTTGATGCCCCTGACAGTACAGAGACATACGCCCATAGGGTTGGAAGATCAGGAAGAATGGGAAAGGACGGCAGGGCAATGACAATATTCGATGCCGACCAGCGTGGATTGATCCAGAGTATACAGAGAAGAAATAAAATAAAAATGGAAAAGATAGATGTTAACCTTGAAACAGAATACACGGATATAAATTACGGAAATCTTATTTCACAGTTCAGGGACAGTGAAGATAATGCGGGGGATTCAGTCTTTCATAGGAATTCAAGGCCATCTTACAATAAAAATAGGGGGTCTGGCCCACAAAACAGGAATAGAAGCAGGCCTCCAAGAAACGGAAGAAATTTCCATAGAAGAGAATATTAA
- the sucC gene encoding ADP-forming succinate--CoA ligase subunit beta — protein sequence MNLYEYMGKEIFRKYGIPVPDGYVIENVGELKKFEYPVAIKSQILSGKRGKAGGIKFAKNAEDLKTYSEQLLNSTINNLTVKKLLIERMLNIKKELYLSITLDRATKQPVIILSADGGMEIESVPEENIHKIYIDPMVGYSDYIAREALSYLPIENRKQFSSLLESLYKAFVGEDALLTEINPLVIDGENNIIAGDSKVIIDDNALYRHKDYMITDPDKTELENEAATKSFTFIEMDGDIGVIANGAGLTMATMDALTLHKLKPRNFLDLGGTDNIEIVEDAFSFVMRARPKLIFVNIFGGVTKADTVANGIVSSKKKFDIKQQIVVRLSGVHEEEGQKILLESGIKAFNNMTDAVKELSKIQGVE from the coding sequence ATGAACCTTTATGAATACATGGGGAAGGAAATATTCAGGAAGTACGGGATTCCTGTCCCTGATGGATATGTTATAGAAAATGTTGGAGAGCTGAAGAAATTTGAATACCCTGTGGCTATCAAGTCACAGATTTTGTCAGGAAAGCGCGGAAAGGCTGGAGGAATAAAATTTGCAAAGAACGCTGAGGATCTTAAGACCTATTCTGAACAGCTTTTGAACTCTACAATTAACAATCTTACTGTCAAGAAATTACTGATAGAGAGGATGCTAAACATTAAAAAGGAACTTTATCTCAGCATAACGCTGGACAGGGCAACAAAACAGCCAGTTATAATACTGTCAGCTGACGGTGGAATGGAAATAGAGAGCGTTCCTGAAGAAAATATACACAAGATATACATAGACCCTATGGTGGGATATTCAGATTATATAGCCAGGGAGGCCTTATCATACCTTCCCATTGAAAACAGGAAACAGTTCAGCAGCCTGCTTGAATCCCTATACAAAGCCTTTGTTGGAGAGGATGCACTTCTCACAGAGATTAACCCACTGGTTATAGATGGTGAAAACAATATTATAGCCGGGGATTCAAAGGTGATAATTGACGACAATGCACTTTACAGGCATAAGGATTATATGATAACCGATCCGGATAAGACGGAACTGGAAAACGAGGCAGCAACAAAGAGTTTTACATTCATAGAAATGGATGGGGATATCGGGGTAATAGCAAACGGAGCAGGATTGACCATGGCAACCATGGATGCCCTGACACTTCATAAATTGAAACCAAGAAATTTCCTCGACCTTGGTGGTACAGATAACATAGAAATTGTGGAGGATGCATTTTCATTCGTTATGAGGGCCAGGCCAAAACTTATATTTGTAAACATATTCGGCGGGGTTACAAAGGCGGATACTGTTGCCAACGGAATAGTATCATCAAAAAAGAAGTTTGACATAAAACAGCAGATTGTGGTCAGGCTCAGCGGCGTACATGAGGAGGAAGGCCAGAAGATACTGCTGGAAAGTGGCATAAAGGCATTCAACAACATGACAGATGCCGTGAAGGAATTATCAAAAATACAGGGGGTAGAATAA
- a CDS encoding 2-hydroxyacid dehydrogenase, translating to MKISLQVNFSSMSVPDSLIKELEKETGCEITKGFSDDAEIVVFAGKPEVGRNTVFMQSVSAGVNHVNFKDIPENVTVCSNADAWSIPVAEHAFALLLSKYKNICKSNSLIRNGQYERELSESLYGKTLGIMGYGGIGREMARIASVFGMKSVGFGRTEPSDNNLDIFTTDKLYIPENADIMAITLPLNRYTNGFIDYELLKKFRGNIILNVGRAEVVRRDDMLDYLSKNPDKWFLTDVWWGEPKIEGKIPDNVIVTPHVAGLSKDYMTVPLKKAFQNVSAYLNGKPKNVVNRKDYI from the coding sequence ATGAAAATAAGCTTGCAAGTTAACTTTTCCTCCATGTCAGTGCCGGATTCCCTTATAAAAGAACTTGAAAAGGAAACAGGATGTGAAATCACCAAAGGGTTCTCAGATGATGCTGAAATAGTGGTTTTCGCAGGAAAGCCTGAAGTGGGGAGAAACACAGTATTCATGCAGAGTGTGTCTGCCGGTGTTAACCATGTAAATTTTAAAGATATACCGGAAAACGTTACTGTATGCAGCAATGCAGATGCATGGTCAATTCCCGTAGCGGAGCATGCCTTTGCCCTTCTTTTATCCAAATACAAAAATATCTGCAAATCAAACTCATTGATTAGAAACGGCCAGTATGAAAGGGAACTTTCAGAGTCCCTTTACGGCAAGACCCTTGGAATTATGGGTTATGGCGGTATAGGCAGGGAAATGGCCAGAATAGCCAGTGTTTTCGGAATGAAATCAGTTGGATTCGGGAGAACAGAGCCCTCAGATAATAATCTAGACATCTTTACCACTGACAAACTATACATACCGGAAAATGCAGATATAATGGCAATAACACTTCCACTTAACAGGTATACAAATGGATTTATCGATTATGAACTGCTGAAAAAATTCCGGGGTAATATAATTTTGAATGTTGGAAGGGCTGAGGTTGTCAGGAGGGATGATATGCTGGATTACCTCTCTAAAAATCCTGACAAATGGTTCCTGACAGATGTGTGGTGGGGAGAACCGAAAATTGAGGGAAAGATACCGGATAACGTGATAGTCACACCACATGTCGCTGGACTGTCGAAAGATTATATGACTGTACCACTGAAGAAAGCTTTCCAGAATGTATCAGCATATTTAAACGGTAAGCCAAAAAATGTTGTCAATAGAAAGGACTACATATGA
- a CDS encoding aldo/keto reductase — MIYREFGNTSFKTSCIGMGTYYDMRWVFKTYLGIYAGKEQKEDAIKSGIDSGINLIDTAELYRTEKIIASAIKGSRRDELFIATKVFPTHLSPKSLEKSLNRSLKNLETDYIDLYQIHFLNPTIDLKKTLRAMERMVNEGKMRYIGVSNFSLNLLKRAQGILSKHEITSIQINYNIFHRKSQNDLIKYCEQNHIAVMAYFPLGHGKVTQKQYNEYFDHVRKTVGDVPNANIALAYLISKNQNVFPIPRASNRAHVTQNAKYADIILKEEDIKYLEEKL; from the coding sequence ATGATTTACAGGGAGTTCGGTAACACTTCGTTCAAAACATCGTGTATCGGTATGGGAACATATTATGATATGAGGTGGGTTTTTAAAACATATCTCGGGATATATGCTGGCAAAGAACAGAAAGAAGACGCGATAAAATCCGGTATTGATTCTGGAATTAATCTCATAGATACTGCAGAACTTTACAGGACTGAAAAAATTATTGCCTCAGCAATCAAGGGGTCTAGGCGCGACGAACTATTTATAGCAACAAAGGTTTTCCCCACCCATCTGTCCCCAAAATCTCTTGAGAAGTCGCTTAACAGAAGCCTGAAGAATCTTGAAACAGATTATATTGATCTATATCAAATCCATTTTCTCAATCCCACTATAGATCTTAAAAAAACTCTGAGGGCCATGGAAAGAATGGTAAATGAGGGCAAAATGAGGTATATAGGGGTTAGCAATTTTTCACTTAACCTCTTAAAAAGGGCGCAGGGAATTCTATCGAAGCACGAAATAACATCTATACAGATAAATTACAATATATTCCATAGAAAGAGCCAGAATGACCTGATTAAATACTGCGAACAAAATCATATAGCAGTAATGGCATATTTCCCACTGGGCCATGGCAAGGTCACACAGAAACAGTACAATGAGTATTTTGACCACGTCAGAAAAACAGTGGGGGACGTACCCAATGCAAATATAGCCCTGGCCTATCTAATCAGCAAAAATCAGAATGTATTCCCGATACCCAGAGCTTCCAACAGGGCTCACGTTACCCAGAATGCTAAATATGCTGACATTATATTGAAAGAAGAGGATATAAAATATCTTGAGGAAAAGTTATAA
- a CDS encoding NADP-dependent malic enzyme: protein MIMKDSERTEYFDRNAIEISKKYKGKILTLPKVPITGLEDFSSLYTPGIAAVSKKIEADKELAYELTGKWNSVAILTDGTRVLGIGNVGPEAAIPVMEGKALLFNYLGGVNAIPMPLVVKNNDEFIATAKAIQPYFGGYNLEDIQSPRCFFLLESLQKSMEIPVWHDDQLGTASIILAGAINALKLVNKKKEDAKIVFNGAGAANIAAIYLFEAAGFRKENIIAIDSKGIIEPERADIDALMFKNPWKYKIALETNGERVQGEPANAFKGADLVVSASISIPGTIKNEWVESMNRDAIIFALANPLPEIWPGEAKNSGAKIVATGRGDFPNQINNSMVFPGVFRGVLDARSKGVNFQIMVAASQAIADFVENPTEDHIVPSMEDFDLFPRVASVVARKCVESGLARKSDSTEGFYRTASDIITKNRNIYNKLFDM, encoded by the coding sequence ATGATAATGAAAGATTCTGAGAGAACAGAATACTTCGACAGAAACGCAATAGAAATCTCAAAAAAATACAAGGGCAAGATACTGACACTTCCAAAGGTTCCTATTACTGGACTTGAGGATTTTTCATCACTTTACACTCCCGGCATTGCTGCAGTTTCAAAGAAAATAGAGGCTGACAAGGAACTTGCTTATGAACTAACAGGCAAATGGAACTCAGTTGCAATTTTAACCGACGGTACAAGGGTTCTTGGCATAGGAAATGTTGGTCCTGAGGCTGCCATACCTGTAATGGAAGGAAAGGCCCTTCTATTTAATTATCTTGGGGGCGTAAATGCAATTCCCATGCCGCTGGTTGTAAAAAATAATGATGAATTCATAGCCACTGCAAAGGCAATACAGCCCTATTTTGGTGGATACAATCTGGAGGATATACAGTCGCCAAGGTGTTTTTTTCTTCTGGAAAGCCTGCAGAAATCTATGGAAATACCTGTATGGCATGATGATCAGCTTGGCACCGCTTCTATAATACTTGCAGGTGCCATTAATGCACTGAAGCTTGTAAATAAGAAAAAAGAAGATGCAAAAATCGTCTTCAACGGCGCTGGCGCGGCTAACATAGCAGCCATATACCTGTTCGAGGCTGCAGGCTTCAGAAAGGAAAACATTATTGCAATAGATTCAAAGGGCATAATAGAGCCGGAAAGGGCGGATATCGATGCCTTAATGTTCAAGAACCCATGGAAATATAAGATTGCACTGGAAACCAACGGAGAGCGTGTTCAGGGAGAACCAGCAAATGCGTTCAAGGGGGCGGACCTTGTTGTATCTGCCTCAATTTCAATCCCCGGGACCATCAAAAATGAATGGGTAGAATCAATGAACAGGGATGCCATAATTTTTGCACTTGCAAACCCATTACCAGAGATATGGCCTGGAGAAGCCAAAAATTCAGGGGCGAAAATTGTTGCAACTGGAAGGGGAGATTTCCCGAATCAGATCAATAATAGCATGGTTTTTCCCGGAGTTTTTAGAGGAGTACTGGATGCAAGATCAAAGGGTGTGAATTTCCAGATCATGGTTGCTGCCTCTCAGGCAATTGCAGATTTTGTTGAAAACCCTACTGAGGACCATATAGTCCCATCCATGGAGGACTTTGACCTCTTCCCCCGGGTTGCATCTGTTGTTGCAAGGAAATGCGTAGAATCTGGCCTGGCAAGAAAATCTGATTCCACCGAGGGATTCTATAGAACAGCATCGGATATTATAACAAAGAATAGAAATATTTACAACAAATTATTTGACATGTAG
- a CDS encoding GNAT family N-acetyltransferase — protein MIGLVNIRLMEKKDIDGVMEQLLRLKHLNEEFDPLLKVSIGNEKEISEKLGRIIDDRENHIGLVAEDGKRLVGMIMSDVIFRIYYDPKYEARIREFYVIPEYRGKGVGMKLLEKLRELASERNIKMITAEFPSLNLLASKFYESIDFKELIKIYSKIN, from the coding sequence GTGATCGGCTTGGTTAACATAAGATTAATGGAAAAAAAGGATATAGACGGTGTAATGGAACAGCTATTGAGATTAAAACATTTAAATGAGGAATTTGACCCACTTTTAAAGGTGTCTATTGGAAATGAGAAGGAAATTTCAGAAAAGCTTGGAAGGATTATTGATGATAGGGAGAATCATATTGGCCTCGTAGCAGAGGACGGAAAGCGCCTGGTGGGAATGATCATGTCAGATGTTATTTTCAGGATATATTATGATCCAAAATATGAGGCGAGGATAAGGGAATTCTATGTCATACCAGAATACCGTGGGAAGGGTGTCGGAATGAAGCTCCTGGAAAAGTTGAGAGAACTTGCTTCAGAAAGGAATATTAAAATGATAACGGCAGAATTCCCGTCACTGAACCTCCTTGCCTCAAAATTCTATGAGAGCATTGATTTCAAGGAATTAATAAAAATTTATTCTAAAATCAACTAA
- a CDS encoding PadR family transcriptional regulator, translating into MFGPKGRYMHGGMHHMQGMRGFGLKYWILGIASENEVTGADIANRIGEITKGNWVPSPGIIYPTLTALYSENYLELTEKNNKKYYKTTEAGKKLLDDSYFPWDEISGKKNDLDNIIAQMENYSQYLLDNLEKLTDAEKAKIKNIIGNLGKIN; encoded by the coding sequence ATGTTTGGACCAAAGGGTAGATACATGCATGGTGGAATGCATCATATGCAGGGCATGCGTGGATTCGGGCTTAAATACTGGATACTGGGGATAGCCTCTGAAAATGAAGTTACTGGAGCAGATATAGCTAACAGGATTGGTGAAATAACAAAGGGAAACTGGGTACCATCACCTGGAATAATATATCCCACTTTAACAGCATTATACAGTGAAAATTATCTAGAGCTCACTGAGAAAAATAACAAGAAATACTATAAAACTACTGAGGCTGGAAAGAAATTGCTGGATGATTCGTACTTTCCATGGGATGAAATATCTGGCAAAAAAAATGACCTTGATAATATCATAGCCCAGATGGAGAACTATTCACAGTATTTACTTGATAACCTTGAGAAACTCACTGATGCTGAAAAGGCAAAAATAAAAAATATCATAGGTAACCTCGGTAAAATAAATTAA
- the sucD gene encoding succinate--CoA ligase subunit alpha, which yields MVIISKETRVIVQGMTGHQGTFHSGEMIKFGTNVVAGVSPGKAGTKVNGVDVYNNVIDTLPLKPDASMISVPAPFVRDAALEAMENGIKLIYILTEHVPVHDTMELYHEARRKGVFMIGPNSPGITVPGQAKIGIMPNNIFRVGDVAVASRSGTLTYEIVKAVTDAGFGESTVIGLGGDPIVGTTFSDIIKIFNDDPQTKQIVLVGEIGGNEEEKAAKYIKEHVKKPVTGYITGISAPPGKKMGHAGAIIEKGTGTAESKIKAFEDAGIKVASYPDDIPALLRK from the coding sequence ATGGTTATAATTAGCAAGGAAACAAGGGTAATAGTCCAGGGAATGACAGGGCACCAGGGTACCTTCCATTCAGGAGAAATGATAAAGTTCGGTACAAATGTGGTAGCTGGGGTCTCTCCAGGCAAGGCAGGCACAAAGGTAAACGGCGTGGATGTGTACAACAATGTTATAGATACACTGCCTCTCAAACCTGATGCTTCCATGATATCTGTCCCTGCCCCATTCGTAAGGGATGCTGCCCTGGAGGCAATGGAAAATGGGATAAAACTTATATATATACTTACAGAGCACGTCCCTGTCCATGATACCATGGAACTTTATCACGAGGCAAGGAGAAAGGGAGTTTTTATGATAGGCCCTAACAGTCCAGGAATAACAGTTCCCGGACAGGCAAAGATAGGAATAATGCCCAACAACATATTCCGTGTTGGAGATGTGGCTGTGGCCTCCAGAAGTGGTACCCTTACATATGAAATAGTAAAGGCAGTCACAGATGCAGGATTCGGTGAAAGCACCGTCATAGGGTTGGGAGGAGACCCCATAGTTGGAACAACGTTTTCTGATATAATTAAAATATTCAACGATGATCCTCAGACAAAACAGATAGTGCTTGTGGGAGAAATCGGTGGAAATGAGGAGGAGAAGGCTGCGAAATATATCAAGGAGCATGTCAAAAAACCTGTCACAGGTTACATCACGGGAATAAGTGCACCACCGGGAAAGAAGATGGGGCATGCAGGAGCAATTATAGAAAAGGGGACAGGAACAGCAGAATCCAAGATAAAGGCATTCGAGGATGCAGGAATAAAGGTTGCCAGTTATCCTGATGATATTCCTGCACTTCTCAGAAAATAA